AGAAGGCGGAGCTGGCGGCAGCCGGAATCGGGCCCGAGGGCGGCTCGGTCAAGGAGGCGAGCAAGGCATGAGCACGGGGGCGCCGAAGGACGCACTGAGCACCGCGGGCCTGCGGCACCGGCTGTCCCGCCTGCGCCTGTTCGTACGCGAGCTGACCGGCGAGGCGACGTACGACCGGTACGTCGCCCACGCCAGGTCGCACGATCCGGACGCCCCCGTGATGACCCGCCGCGCCTTCGAGCGCAGCCGCACCGACGCCCGCGAGGGCGACCCCCGGGACGGCTTCCGCTGCTGCTGAGCGGATCGGATCCCTCCGCTCACGGACGTGTACGGCCCGGTGTTCCGCCCCTCGATACGGGGTGGGACGCCGGGCCTTCGCCGTTGCACACTGCCGGGCATGACTGTGCTTGCCCGAAAAGACATCCGCGTCCGCACCGCCGAACCCGCCGAATACCCCGAAGTGGGCGACATCACCGCCGGCGCCTACCTCGGCGACGACCTCCTCTCCGGCGGCCCCCAGGACCCGTACCTGACCGTCCTGCGCGACGCCGCGACCCGCGCCGAGAAGGCCGAACTGCTCGTCGCCGTGGACGCCGACGGGACTCTCCTGGGCACCGTCACCTATGCTCCCCAGGGCAGCCCCCTCCAGGACATCGCTCAGGCCGACGAGGCCGAATTCCGCATGCTCGCGGTCGCGCACGCCGGTCGGGGCCGAGGGGCGGGCGCCTCGCTCGTACGGGCCTGCATCGCCCGCGCACAGGCCACGGAAGGGGTCGTACGGCTGGTGATGTCGACCCAGCCCGCGATGCGCGGCGCGCACCGGATCTACGAGCGCCTCGGCTTCGTACGGACGCCGGAACGGGACTGGGAACCGGTGCCGGGACTGGGGCTCCTGACGTACGAAAAGGCCCTGTAACCCGCGAAAACCGGGCCGCGTGGTCGGCACGCGACACAACATGTGGTGGGTTCCCCAACGGGGACCCACCACATGTATGCTCGTCCTCGCTGTCGCCGCAGGGGAATCCGGTGAGAATCCGGAACTGTCCCGCAACGGTGTGTCATGTGCGCTTTTGCGCACCGCCAAGTCCGAGGACCTGCCGACGGCCGATCCGGCTCGACCGAGCCGGATTCCGATACGTCCGGGCCTCGCGGTTGGGCCGGTGGACGCCAGGCGACGTACGCCCTTTTCGGGGCTGACGTGTGCTCGCGCGCCCCCGCTCCCCGCCTCGTGGCCCCGCGCCGAGCGAGGGAGAGCCCCCACGTGACCATCGCGCCAGTCGATCCGGCCATCGCCGAGCAGAGTCAGGCTGAGAACCAGGACGCTCCGGGTACCGCGCTGCTGCGCACCCTGACCGACCTGACCGCCGACCTGACCGACACCGACCCCGGCCGGGTCGCCGCCGCCGCCCTGCGGGGGCGCAACGCGCGCTCGGACGCCGCCGAGCTCCGGGAGCTCGCCACCGAGGCCGCCGCAGGACTCATCTCCGAGGACCCCGCGTACTCGCGCCTCGCCGCTCGCCTGCTCGCCCGTACGATCCGGGACGAGGCGGCCACCCAGGGCGTGGGCTGCTTCTCCGAGTCCGTCGCCGTCGGTCACCGCGAAGGGCTCATCGCGGACCGTACGGCCGACTTCGTCGCGAAGCACGCGGCGGCGCTCGACGAGCTGATCGACCTCGAAGGCGACGACCGCTTCGAGTACTTCGGCCTGCGCACGGTCTACGGCCGCTACCTGCTGCGCCACCCCATCACCCGCCAGGTCGTCGAGACCCCGCAGCACTTCATGCTGCGCGTGGCCTCCGGCCTCGCCGAGGACGACAGCGAGCGGGCTCTCGCCGAGGTCGCCTCCCTGTACCGCCTGATGAGCCGCCTGGACTACCTCCCGTCCTCGCCGACGCTCTTCAACTCCGGCACCCGCCACCCGCAGATGTCGTCCTGCTACCTCCTCGACTCCCCGATGGACGAACTGGACTCGATCTACGACCGCTACCACCAGGTCGCGCGCCTCTCCAAGCACGCGGGCGGCATCGGCCTCTCGTACTCGCGCATCCGCGCCCGCGGCTCCCTGATCCGGGGCACCAACGGCCACTCCAACGGCATCGTGCCGTTCCTGAAGACGCTCGACGCCTCCGTCGCGGCCGTCAACCAGGGCGGCCGCCGCAAGGGCGCAGCGGCGGTCTACCTGGAGACCTGGCACGCGGACATCGAGGAGTTCCTGGAGCTCCGCGACAACACGGGCGAGGACGCCCGCCGCACCCACAACCTGAACCTCGCCCACTGGATCCCGGACGAGTTCATGCGCCGCGTGGACCAGGACGGCCAGTGGTCGCTGTTCTCCCCCGCCGACGTCCCCGAGCTGGTGGACCTGTGGGGCGACGAGTTCGACGCCGCCTACCGCAAGGCCGAGGCCGCCGGTCTCGCCAAGAAGTCGATGTCGGCCCGCGAGCTGTACGGCCGCATGATGCGCACCCTCGCGCAGACCGGCAACGGCTGGATGACGTTCAAGGACGCCTCCAACCGCACCGCCAACCAGACGGCGGAGCCGGGCCACACGGTCCACTCCTCCAACCTGTGCACCGAGATCCTCGAAGTCACCAACGACGGCGAGACGGCTGTCTGTAACCTCGGCTCGGTCAACATGGGCGCCTTCGTCCTCGCCGACGGCGAGATCGACTGGGACCGCCTGGACCAGACCGTCCGCACCGCCGTCACCTTCCTCGACCGCGTCGTGGACATCAACTTCTACCCGACCGAGCAGGCCGGGAACTCCAACTCCAAGTGGCGCCCGGTCGGCCTGGGCGCGATGGGCCTCCAGGACGTCTTCTTCAAGCTGAAGCTCCCCTTCGACTCCCCGGAGGCGGCCGCGCTCTCCACTCGTATCGCCGAGCGGATCATGCTCGCGGCGTACGAGGCGTCCTGCGACCTCGCCGAGCGCGCGGGCTCCTTCCCCGCCTGGGAGAAGACCCGCACCGCCCGAGGCGTGCTGCACCCCGACCACTACGGCGTCGAGTCCGCCTGGCCCGAGCGCTGGGACGCCCTGCGCGCCCGCATCGCCAAGACCGGCATGCGCAACTCGCTCCTCCTGGCCATCGCCCCGACGGCCACCATCGCGTCCATCGCGGGCGTGTACGAGTGCATCGAGCCGCAGGTCTCCAACCTCTTCAAGCGCGAGACCCTCTCCGGCGAGTTCCTCCAGGTGAACTCCTACCTGGTCCGCGACCTCAAGGAGCTCGGCGTCTGGGACGCCCAGACCCGCGAGGCCCTGCGCGACGCGTCCGGCTCCGTCCAGGGCTTCAACTGGATCCCGGCCGAGGTCCGCGACCTGTACCGCACCGCCTGGGAGATCCCGCAGCGCGGCCTGATCGACATGGCCGCGGCCCGCACCCCGTACCTCGACCAGTCCCAGTCCCTGAACCTCTTCCTGGAAACGCCCACCATCGGCAAGCTCAGCTCGATGTACGCGTACGCCTGGAAGAAGGGCCTGAAGACGACGTACTACCTGCGCTCGCGCCCCGCCACCCGGATCGCCCGCGCCGCGGGCTCGCAGAGCGCCTCGGTCGCGGCCCCCACCACCCTCCCCGCCCAGCAGGTGACCGACGTGACGGACGCCGAAGCGCTCGCCTGCTCCCTTGAGAACCCCGAGTCCTGCGAGGCATGCCAGTAATGAGCACCGACAAGAACAAGAACCTCCTCGACCCGGGCTTCGAGCTGACTCTCCGCCCCATGCGCTACCCGGACTTCTACGAGCGCTACCGGGACGCGATCAAGAACACCTGGACCGTCGAGGAGGTCGACCTCCACTCGGACGTCGCGGACCTGGCGAAGCTCACCCCGGGCGAGCAGCACATGATCGGCCGCCTCGTCGCGTTCTTCGCGACCGGCGACTCGATCGTCTCGAACAACCTCGTCCTCACCCTGTACAAGCACATCAACTCCCCCGAAGCGCGCCTCTACCTCTCGCGCCAGCTCTTCGAGGAAGCCGTCCACGTCCAGTTCTACTTGACCCTTCTGGACACCTACCTCCCCGACCCGGACGACCGCGCCGCCGCGTTCGACGCCGTCGAGGAGATCCCCTCCATCCGCGAGAAGGCGCAGTTCTGCTTCAAGTGGATCAACGAGGTCGAGAAGCTCGACCGCCTGGAGTCGAAGGCCGACCGCCGCCGCTTCCTGCTCAACCTGATCTGCTTCGCGGCGTGCATCGAGGGCCTGTTCTTCTACGGCGCCTTCGCCTACGTCTACTGGTTCCGCTCGCGGGGCCTGCTGCACGGTCTCGCAACCGGGACGAACTGGGTCTTCCGTGACGAAAGCTGCCACATGGACGCCGCCTTCGCGTTCGTCGACACCGTCCGCGAGGAGGAGCCCGACCTCTTCGACGACGAGCTCGGCCAGCAGATCACGGACATGATCAAGGAGGCCGTCGAGGCGGAGCTCCAGTTCGGCCGCGACCTGTGCGGTGACGGCCTGCCGGGCATGAACACCGAGTCCATGCGCCAGTACCTGGAGTGCGTCGCCGACCAGCGCCTGGTCCGCCTGGGCCTGGCTCCGGTCTACGGCTCGGAGAACCCCTTCTCCTTCATGGAGCTCCAGGGCGTCCAGGAACTGACGAACTTCTTCGAACGCCGCGTCTCGGCGTACCAGGTGGCCGTCGAGGGCACCGTCGGATTCGACGACGACTTCTAGGCCGTACGGCAGTACGCACGCTTGAGGGCCCCTTCACCGGATGGGGTGGAACGCGACTGTTCCACCTGCGGGGAGGGGCCCTTCGGCGTACCTTGCAGAGCACTCTGCCCCGCCTGCAAGGGAGTTGAGATGCACCCCGACCACTCTTCGCAGCCTCGTCCCCAGCCCGAGCCCCGCAGGAACACCACCCCCTACGGCGACGAACTGAAGGCCCGCCGGGAGCAGGCGGGCCTGACGCAGCAGGAACTCGCCGACCTGGCCTTCATGACCCGCACCCACATCGCGCACATCGAGGCGGGCCGCCGCATCCCCTCACTGAGCGACGCACGACGACTGGACGAAGCGCTGCAAACGGGCGGCGTGTTCGCCCGCTTCCTGCCGGACGCGAAGCGCCGCAAGGTCGCCAAGCACTTCGAGGCGGCAAGGGAGTTGGAGTCCCAGGCGAGCATGATCCGGGAGTTCGGCCTCACGCTGGTCCCGGGCCTGTTGCAGACCGAGGGTTACATGCGGGCGGTGTTCCGCGCCTACTTCCCCGTCAAGAGCAAGCAGAAGCTCGAAGAGGCGGTCACCGCACGACTGGAGCGGGCCCACATCCTCGAAGACCCTCTGACACCTCACACGACCGTGCTCCTGGATGAGGCCGCACTGCGCCGCCCGCACGGCGGACCGTCCGTCATGGCGGAGCAGTTGAGGCACATCGCCGGGCTGGCCGAACGGGACCGTCTGCGCCTGCACATCCTCCCCTTCGGAGTTGGCTGCCACGCACTGATCGAGAGCAATCTCCGCCTCATGTGGTTCGAGGACATGCCGCCCGTCGCGTACAACGAGGGGCTGCACTTCGGAAACCTCATCGACGAGGAGGCAGTGGTACTCCAGTGCCAGACCTCCTACGATCTTGCCCTGGGCGACGCACTGTCGCACGAGAAGTCCCTGTCACTGCTCAGGGAGATCACAGAGGACTATGAGCATGAGCACCGAAGCACCGGCATGGCGTAAGTCCAGCTACAGCGGCGGCAGCGAGGGCGACTGCCTCGAATTCGCGCCCAACCTGCCCGGCGTGGTCCCCGTCCGCGACACCAAAACCCCCACCGGCCCCACCCTCACCTTCACCAGCACCGCCTGGAACGCCTTCCTCCCGCTGCCCAAGCGCGAGGGTCCCAAGGGCTGAACTCCCTTGCCCTTCAACCGAGAAGAGGCCCGTCCGGAAAACACCGGACGGGCCTCTTCGGGTCTACGCCGCATGGCCGAAGCCGTCCTGCGCGTGAGCCCTCGACTCCTCGGCGGCCCGCGCCTCACCCGCCCGGCGGATCTGGTGGTCGATTCTCAGGTCGCGGGCGTGTCCGATGAGCGAAGGAAGCGCGAGAAGTACGAAAACGAATGCTACGGCCAGGACGTCCATGAATGTGTTCATGGCTCAACTCTCTTACAGCCGAGCCACCTTGATGAGTGGCAGGACTGTCACAGTACGTCGAATTACTGCCACACTGGCGGCATGCTGAACAACGTGGCCGTCGCCCTCGTCGACGGCGTGAACCCCTTCGAACTCGGCGTGCTCTGCGAGGTCTTCGGCATCGACCGGAGCGAACAGGGGCTACCGGTATACGACTTCGCCGTCTGCGGTGTCGAGCAGAGTGAACTCCCCTCCCGTTCGGGGGCGTTCACCATCAACGTTCCGTACGGGCTCGAACGGCTGGAGGAGGCGGACCTGATCTGCGTCCCCGCCGACCAGCACTGCGAGTCCCGCAGCTACCCGGAAGAGCTGCTGGCCGCCCTGCGGCGGGGAGTGGAGCGCGGCGCGCGAGTGCTGAGCGTGTGCTCGGGGGCGTTCGTCCTGGGGGCGGCCGGGCTGCTCGACGGGCGGCGGTGCACCACGCACTGGCGGCACGTGGACGAGCTGGCGGCGAAGTTCCCGCTGGCCAGGCTGGAGCCGGACGTGCTGTACGTCGACGAGGGGAGCGTGATCACCTCGGCCGGGACGGCTGCGGGGATCGACGCGTGCCTGCATCTGGTGCGGCAGGAGAACGGGCCCGAGGTGGCCAACACCATCGCCCGGCGGATGGTCGTGCCGCCGCACCGGGACGGCGGGCAGGCCCAGTACATCGAGCGCCCGCTCACCCCGACGCGCTGCGACACGGTCGGCGGGGTCCTCGTCTGGATGGAGCGCAACCTCGAACAAGAGGTCACCGTCGAGGAGTTGGCGAACCGGGCGCACATGTCCCCGCGTACGTTCGCCCGGCGCTTCCAACAGGAGACGGGCACGACTCCGTACCGCTGGCTGCTGCGCCAACGGGTGCTGCTGGCACAGGAGTTGCTGGAGGCGACGGACGAGACGATCGACGTGATCGCCGACCGTACGGGGTTCGGCACGGCGGCGGGGCTGCGACACCACTTCCTGCGGACGCTGGGCACCACCCCGCACGCGTACCGCCGGACCTTCAGAGGTCCGGCGCGCGCCGCCTAAGTCCCGGACAGGCCCTAGTCGTTGGGGACGGTCTCGTAGCGGGCCGTGCCCTCGGCCATCTGCTTCAGGGCGTCCTTGCGGTCGCGCTTGGAGAGGCGGTCGATGTAGAGGCGGCCGTAGAGGTGGTCCGTCTCGTGCTGGAGGCAGCGGGCGAAGTAGCCGGTGCCCTCGATGGCGATCGGGTTGCCCTCGGGGTCCTGGCCCCGGACGACGGCGTAGTCGGGGCGGGCCAGTTCGGCGTACGCGGTGGGGACGGAGAGGCAGCCCTCGTTGGAGTCGTCCAGGACCCGGCGGTCTGCGGGCAGTTCGTCGATGACCGGGTTGCAGATGACGCCGGTGTGGCGGACGCCGTCGTCGTCCGGGCAGTCGTAGACGAAGACCTTGAGGTCGACGCCGATCTGGTTGGCGGCCAGGCCCACGCCCTCGGCGGCCTTCTGGCTGGCGAACATGTCGTCGATGAGCGAGGCGAGCGACGCGTCGAACGCGGTGACGTTCTTGCACTCGCGGTGCAGCACCGGGTTGCCGACGACCGTGATCGGGCGGGCCGTGCCGCGCTCGCGGTATGCCAGCTCGCGCGCCTCGCAGTCCTCCGTGTCCA
This is a stretch of genomic DNA from Streptomyces sp. NBC_00237. It encodes these proteins:
- a CDS encoding helix-turn-helix domain-containing protein; the protein is MLNNVAVALVDGVNPFELGVLCEVFGIDRSEQGLPVYDFAVCGVEQSELPSRSGAFTINVPYGLERLEEADLICVPADQHCESRSYPEELLAALRRGVERGARVLSVCSGAFVLGAAGLLDGRRCTTHWRHVDELAAKFPLARLEPDVLYVDEGSVITSAGTAAGIDACLHLVRQENGPEVANTIARRMVVPPHRDGGQAQYIERPLTPTRCDTVGGVLVWMERNLEQEVTVEELANRAHMSPRTFARRFQQETGTTPYRWLLRQRVLLAQELLEATDETIDVIADRTGFGTAAGLRHHFLRTLGTTPHAYRRTFRGPARAA
- a CDS encoding GNAT family N-acetyltransferase, which produces MTVLARKDIRVRTAEPAEYPEVGDITAGAYLGDDLLSGGPQDPYLTVLRDAATRAEKAELLVAVDADGTLLGTVTYAPQGSPLQDIAQADEAEFRMLAVAHAGRGRGAGASLVRACIARAQATEGVVRLVMSTQPAMRGAHRIYERLGFVRTPERDWEPVPGLGLLTYEKAL
- a CDS encoding ribonucleotide-diphosphate reductase subunit beta; protein product: MSTDKNKNLLDPGFELTLRPMRYPDFYERYRDAIKNTWTVEEVDLHSDVADLAKLTPGEQHMIGRLVAFFATGDSIVSNNLVLTLYKHINSPEARLYLSRQLFEEAVHVQFYLTLLDTYLPDPDDRAAAFDAVEEIPSIREKAQFCFKWINEVEKLDRLESKADRRRFLLNLICFAACIEGLFFYGAFAYVYWFRSRGLLHGLATGTNWVFRDESCHMDAAFAFVDTVREEEPDLFDDELGQQITDMIKEAVEAELQFGRDLCGDGLPGMNTESMRQYLECVADQRLVRLGLAPVYGSENPFSFMELQGVQELTNFFERRVSAYQVAVEGTVGFDDDF
- the def gene encoding peptide deformylase, which codes for MAQQQQIDEQAEQAEQVSSEFVVDTEDCEARELAYRERGTARPITVVGNPVLHRECKNVTAFDASLASLIDDMFASQKAAEGVGLAANQIGVDLKVFVYDCPDDDGVRHTGVICNPVIDELPADRRVLDDSNEGCLSVPTAYAELARPDYAVVRGQDPEGNPIAIEGTGYFARCLQHETDHLYGRLYIDRLSKRDRKDALKQMAEGTARYETVPND
- a CDS encoding helix-turn-helix transcriptional regulator gives rise to the protein MHPDHSSQPRPQPEPRRNTTPYGDELKARREQAGLTQQELADLAFMTRTHIAHIEAGRRIPSLSDARRLDEALQTGGVFARFLPDAKRRKVAKHFEAARELESQASMIREFGLTLVPGLLQTEGYMRAVFRAYFPVKSKQKLEEAVTARLERAHILEDPLTPHTTVLLDEAALRRPHGGPSVMAEQLRHIAGLAERDRLRLHILPFGVGCHALIESNLRLMWFEDMPPVAYNEGLHFGNLIDEEAVVLQCQTSYDLALGDALSHEKSLSLLREITEDYEHEHRSTGMA
- a CDS encoding ribonucleoside-diphosphate reductase subunit alpha, translating into MTIAPVDPAIAEQSQAENQDAPGTALLRTLTDLTADLTDTDPGRVAAAALRGRNARSDAAELRELATEAAAGLISEDPAYSRLAARLLARTIRDEAATQGVGCFSESVAVGHREGLIADRTADFVAKHAAALDELIDLEGDDRFEYFGLRTVYGRYLLRHPITRQVVETPQHFMLRVASGLAEDDSERALAEVASLYRLMSRLDYLPSSPTLFNSGTRHPQMSSCYLLDSPMDELDSIYDRYHQVARLSKHAGGIGLSYSRIRARGSLIRGTNGHSNGIVPFLKTLDASVAAVNQGGRRKGAAAVYLETWHADIEEFLELRDNTGEDARRTHNLNLAHWIPDEFMRRVDQDGQWSLFSPADVPELVDLWGDEFDAAYRKAEAAGLAKKSMSARELYGRMMRTLAQTGNGWMTFKDASNRTANQTAEPGHTVHSSNLCTEILEVTNDGETAVCNLGSVNMGAFVLADGEIDWDRLDQTVRTAVTFLDRVVDINFYPTEQAGNSNSKWRPVGLGAMGLQDVFFKLKLPFDSPEAAALSTRIAERIMLAAYEASCDLAERAGSFPAWEKTRTARGVLHPDHYGVESAWPERWDALRARIAKTGMRNSLLLAIAPTATIASIAGVYECIEPQVSNLFKRETLSGEFLQVNSYLVRDLKELGVWDAQTREALRDASGSVQGFNWIPAEVRDLYRTAWEIPQRGLIDMAAARTPYLDQSQSLNLFLETPTIGKLSSMYAYAWKKGLKTTYYLRSRPATRIARAAGSQSASVAAPTTLPAQQVTDVTDAEALACSLENPESCEACQ
- a CDS encoding DUF397 domain-containing protein, with protein sequence MSTEAPAWRKSSYSGGSEGDCLEFAPNLPGVVPVRDTKTPTGPTLTFTSTAWNAFLPLPKREGPKG
- a CDS encoding YbdD/YjiX family protein codes for the protein MSTGAPKDALSTAGLRHRLSRLRLFVRELTGEATYDRYVAHARSHDPDAPVMTRRAFERSRTDAREGDPRDGFRCC